A stretch of Haemophilus influenzae DNA encodes these proteins:
- the ilvY gene encoding HTH-type transcriptional activator IlvY — protein sequence MEFTDLQIFIHLSDTKNFAKTATQNHMSPSTLSRQIQRLEDELGKTLFIRDNRQVKLTEYGEKFLQFAKTEWQNWQQFKQQLKDKSDEFCGEIKLFCSVTASYSHLPHVLKEFRQRYPKVEIQLTTGDPALALELIQAQQVDLALAGKPNNLPSSVVFHKIDDISLSLIAPRVACLATQLLQEKPIDWQQMPFIFPVEGHARQRIEQWLREKQIKHPKIYATVAGHEGIVPMVGLGFGLAMLPDAVIDSSPMNNQISRLNLDKPIEPFELGICTQKRNLEQPLVRAFWAMLE from the coding sequence ATGGAATTTACCGACCTACAAATATTCATCCACCTCAGTGATACAAAAAACTTCGCCAAAACTGCCACCCAAAACCACATGTCTCCCTCTACCCTTTCCCGTCAAATTCAACGATTGGAAGACGAGTTAGGGAAGACACTTTTTATCCGTGATAATCGCCAAGTCAAACTTACTGAATATGGCGAGAAATTTTTGCAATTTGCTAAAACAGAATGGCAAAACTGGCAACAATTTAAACAACAACTGAAAGATAAATCCGATGAATTTTGCGGTGAAATTAAACTTTTTTGTTCTGTAACCGCATCTTATAGCCATCTTCCTCACGTACTTAAAGAATTTCGCCAGCGTTATCCTAAAGTGGAAATTCAACTGACTACGGGTGATCCAGCGTTAGCACTAGAATTAATTCAAGCGCAACAAGTCGATCTCGCGCTTGCGGGGAAACCAAATAATCTGCCTTCTAGTGTAGTGTTTCATAAAATAGATGATATTAGTTTGTCCCTAATTGCCCCGCGAGTGGCTTGTTTGGCGACACAATTATTGCAAGAAAAACCTATTGATTGGCAGCAAATGCCTTTTATTTTTCCCGTTGAAGGTCACGCACGGCAGCGAATTGAACAATGGTTAAGGGAGAAACAAATTAAACACCCGAAAATTTATGCTACTGTTGCAGGACACGAAGGAATTGTGCCAATGGTGGGATTAGGATTTGGATTAGCAATGTTGCCTGATGCAGTAATTGACAGCAGCCCAATGAATAACCAAATTTCCAGACTTAATCTTGATAAACCTATTGAGCCTTTTGAATTAGGTATTTGCACCCAAAAAAGAAATCTCGAACAGCCCCTAGTCCGTGCATTTTGGGCGATGTTAGAATAG
- the rarD gene encoding EamA family transporter RarD: protein MFKGILVSLLASFLFGYMYYFSTLLKPLSGTDIFGYRMIFTFPFVLLSVTLFKQKAALIERLKRIQKRPHLALSYLLCGLLMGFQMWLFLWAPNNGSSLSVSFGYLLLPIVMVAAGRVFFKERISTFKFIAVIIATLGVISNIVLKGGLSWEAIVICLGYTAYFSIRKALKNTDLASFCLEMLSLMPVSIYFALQTDFATVQQTNPFIWGLLVLLGLISGTALIAYVIASNMLPMNLLGLLGYVETIMMLCVSFLIGEQIDSGSYPLFICLVIAMILVMVDGVYKQHAKGSL, encoded by the coding sequence ATGTTTAAAGGTATTCTCGTTTCATTATTAGCCTCGTTTTTATTTGGCTATATGTATTATTTTTCTACGTTACTAAAACCTTTGAGTGGCACAGATATTTTCGGTTATCGGATGATATTTACTTTTCCTTTTGTCCTGTTGTCCGTCACATTATTTAAACAAAAAGCAGCTTTAATTGAACGTTTAAAACGCATTCAAAAACGACCGCACTTAGCATTGTCATATTTACTTTGCGGATTATTAATGGGTTTTCAAATGTGGCTTTTTCTTTGGGCACCGAATAATGGCAGTTCATTAAGTGTATCTTTTGGTTATTTACTTTTACCAATTGTAATGGTGGCGGCAGGTCGCGTGTTTTTTAAAGAACGCATTTCAACATTCAAATTTATTGCCGTTATCATTGCAACATTAGGCGTAATTTCTAATATTGTGCTAAAAGGCGGTCTTTCTTGGGAAGCCATTGTTATCTGTTTAGGTTACACCGCATATTTTTCTATCCGAAAAGCATTAAAAAATACCGATCTTGCCTCCTTTTGTTTAGAAATGTTAAGCCTTATGCCTGTCAGTATTTATTTTGCTTTACAAACAGATTTCGCGACAGTACAACAAACCAATCCGTTTATTTGGGGGCTGCTTGTATTACTAGGATTAATCAGCGGTACTGCGTTAATTGCCTATGTAATAGCCAGTAATATGCTTCCTATGAATTTACTCGGTCTGCTTGGCTATGTTGAAACTATTATGATGCTATGCGTATCATTTTTGATCGGAGAACAAATTGATAGCGGAAGCTACCCACTTTTTATTTGTTTAGTTATCGCGATGATTCTTGTTATGGTTGATGGCGTTTACAAACAACACGCAAAAGGAAGTTTATAA
- the glpE gene encoding thiosulfate sulfurtransferase GlpE, with protein MSFKEITPQQAWEMMQQGAILVDIRDNMRFAYSHPKGAFHLTNQSFLQFEELADFDSPIIVSCYHGVSSRNVATFLVEQGYKNVFSMIGGFDGWCRAELPIDTTY; from the coding sequence ATGTCATTTAAAGAAATAACTCCACAGCAAGCTTGGGAAATGATGCAACAAGGCGCAATATTAGTCGATATTCGAGATAATATGCGCTTTGCTTATTCACATCCTAAAGGTGCTTTTCATTTAACAAACCAAAGTTTTTTGCAATTTGAAGAACTAGCAGATTTTGATTCGCCTATTATTGTGAGTTGTTATCACGGCGTGAGCAGTCGAAATGTAGCGACTTTTCTCGTGGAACAAGGCTATAAAAATGTATTTAGTATGATTGGCGGATTTGATGGATGGTGCAGAGCAGAATTGCCGATTGATACCACTTACTAA
- the tpiA gene encoding triose-phosphate isomerase, translating to MARRPLVMGNWKLNGSKAFTKELIEGLKAELHDVTGCDVAIAPPVMYLGTAEAALSGCGCSCGGKSVIQLGAQNVDINVKGAFTGDISSEMLKDFGAKYIIIGHSERRTYHKESDEFVAKKFGALKEAGLVPVLCIGESEAENEAGKTEEVCARQIDAVINALGVEAFNGAVIAYEPIWAIGTGKSATPAQAQAVHAFIRGHIAAKSQAVAEQVIIQYGGSVNDANAAELFTQPDIDGALVGGASLKAPAFAVIVKAAAAAKN from the coding sequence ATGGCACGTCGTCCTTTAGTTATGGGTAACTGGAAATTAAACGGTAGCAAAGCATTCACGAAAGAATTAATCGAGGGATTAAAAGCGGAATTACATGATGTAACAGGTTGTGATGTAGCAATTGCCCCCCCCGTTATGTATTTAGGTACGGCTGAAGCAGCACTTTCTGGTTGTGGTTGCAGCTGTGGCGGTAAAAGTGTGATTCAATTAGGTGCACAAAACGTAGATATCAATGTGAAAGGTGCATTTACTGGTGATATTTCTAGCGAAATGTTAAAAGATTTCGGTGCAAAATATATCATTATTGGCCACTCTGAACGCCGCACTTATCATAAAGAAAGCGACGAATTTGTGGCGAAAAAATTTGGTGCATTAAAAGAAGCTGGTTTAGTGCCAGTATTATGTATTGGTGAATCTGAAGCAGAAAACGAAGCAGGCAAAACAGAAGAAGTATGTGCGCGTCAAATTGATGCAGTCATCAATGCATTAGGCGTAGAAGCATTCAACGGTGCAGTGATCGCATACGAACCAATCTGGGCAATTGGCACGGGTAAATCTGCAACTCCAGCACAAGCACAAGCCGTTCATGCATTTATCCGTGGTCACATCGCAGCGAAATCACAAGCCGTGGCAGAGCAAGTAATTATTCAATACGGCGGTTCTGTAAATGATGCAAATGCCGCTGAATTATTTACTCAGCCAGACATCGATGGTGCATTAGTGGGTGGCGCATCATTAAAAGCCCCTGCATTTGCAGTAATTGTTAAAGCAGCAGCTGCAGCGAAAAACTAA
- a CDS encoding GNAT family N-acetyltransferase, whose product MKLFKAEQWNIEVLLPLFEAYRQAYGQAENPERTLAFLTNRMRFNESLFFIAVDENEKAIGFVQLFPRLSSLQLQRYWQITDIFVLEHAQQTEIYAALISKAKDFVHFTQSNRLVAELAQNQYSMLESEGFKLNPKERLFELSLSC is encoded by the coding sequence ATGAAACTTTTCAAAGCTGAACAATGGAATATTGAAGTGCTTCTTCCTCTTTTTGAAGCCTATCGCCAAGCCTATGGGCAAGCAGAGAATCCAGAACGTACCTTAGCTTTTTTAACTAATCGTATGCGTTTTAATGAAAGCCTGTTTTTTATTGCGGTGGATGAAAATGAAAAGGCTATTGGCTTTGTGCAGCTTTTCCCTCGCCTTTCTTCTTTACAATTGCAACGTTATTGGCAAATCACCGATATTTTTGTGTTGGAACATGCGCAACAAACAGAAATTTATGCGGCGTTGATTTCTAAAGCAAAAGACTTTGTGCATTTCACGCAATCCAATCGTTTAGTGGCAGAATTAGCGCAAAATCAATATTCAATGTTGGAATCGGAAGGGTTTAAATTGAACCCAAAAGAACGTTTATTTGAATTGAGTTTGTCATGCTAA
- the xerC gene encoding tyrosine recombinase XerC, whose translation MLTALNRYWDYLRIERQMSPHTITNYQHQLDATIKILAQQDIHSWTQVTPSVVRFILAESKKQGLKEKSLALRLSALRRFLSFLVQQGELKVNPATGISAPKQGWHLPKNMDGEQIQQLLANDSKEPIDIRDRAILELMYSSGLRLSELQGLDLNSINTRVREVRVIGKGNKERVVPFGRYASHAIQEWLKVRALFNPKDEALFVSQLGNRISHRAIQKRLETWGIRQGLNSHLNPHKLRHSFATHMLEASSDLRAVQELLGHSNLSTTQIYTHLNFQHLAEVYDQAHPRAKRKK comes from the coding sequence ATGCTAACAGCGTTAAATCGTTATTGGGATTATTTGCGGATTGAACGCCAAATGAGTCCTCACACAATCACTAATTATCAACATCAGCTTGATGCCACCATCAAAATCTTAGCGCAACAAGATATTCATTCTTGGACACAAGTGACGCCTAGCGTGGTGCGCTTTATTTTAGCGGAAAGCAAAAAACAAGGCTTAAAAGAAAAAAGCTTGGCTTTGCGTTTATCCGCATTACGTCGATTTCTCAGTTTTTTAGTGCAACAAGGCGAATTAAAAGTAAATCCTGCCACAGGCATTTCTGCACCGAAACAAGGCTGGCATTTACCGAAAAATATGGATGGCGAGCAAATTCAACAATTGCTTGCCAACGATAGCAAAGAACCTATTGATATTCGTGATCGTGCTATTTTGGAATTAATGTATAGTTCAGGTTTGCGTTTATCTGAATTACAAGGCTTAGATTTAAACAGCATTAATACCCGTGTGCGGGAAGTACGCGTTATTGGAAAAGGTAACAAAGAACGAGTTGTGCCGTTTGGACGTTATGCTTCGCATGCTATTCAAGAATGGTTAAAAGTGCGGGCATTATTTAACCCAAAAGATGAGGCATTATTTGTTAGCCAGCTTGGAAATCGTATTTCTCATCGAGCCATTCAAAAACGTTTAGAAACTTGGGGTATTCGTCAAGGCTTAAATAGCCATCTTAATCCGCACAAATTACGTCATTCTTTTGCGACGCATATGTTGGAAGCCAGTTCTGATTTACGCGCCGTGCAAGAATTGCTTGGGCATAGCAACCTTTCCACCACACAAATTTATACTCACTTAAATTTCCAACATCTAGCAGAAGTGTACGATCAGGCGCACCCAAGAGCGAAACGAAAAAAATAA
- a CDS encoding aminoacyl-histidine dipeptidase, which yields MSEITTLQPSLLWKWFDQICAIPHPSHYEDALANFIVNWAKEKHFFVERDEVGNVLIRKPATKGMENHTPVVLQAHLDMVPQANEGNPHDFTKDPIQPYIDGEWVKARGTTLGSDNGIGLASTLAVLESNDLAHPPLEVLLTMTEETGMDGAKDLRHNWLQSEILINTDTEEIGEIYIGCAGGINANFEIPVQYETNTFEHSVQITLKGLRGGHSGVDIHTGRANAIKVLARVLAKLSQNEPHFTLSEIRGGSIRNAIPREAVAVLAFNGDVKAIESAVENLAVVLKEELAIAEPNLTLFVEFVEKSATVFTAQSTQTVINALNVLPNGVIRNSDVVKNVVESSLSVGVLKTEGNAVKSTILIRSLIESGKYYVTEMLSSLAILANAKVEFSAPYPGWQPVNDSTILDVTRKHYAEVLGEQPVVKVIHAGLECGLLKEHYPHIEMISVGPTIRNAHSPDEKVEIATVQTYWDLLTRVLADIPAK from the coding sequence ATGTCTGAAATTACAACACTTCAACCCTCATTGTTATGGAAATGGTTTGATCAAATTTGTGCAATCCCTCATCCTTCTCATTATGAAGATGCGTTAGCTAACTTTATTGTAAATTGGGCGAAAGAAAAGCATTTTTTTGTGGAACGCGATGAAGTAGGCAATGTTCTCATTCGTAAACCTGCGACGAAAGGAATGGAAAATCACACACCTGTTGTGCTACAAGCGCACTTAGATATGGTGCCACAGGCTAATGAAGGCAACCCACATGATTTTACCAAAGATCCTATTCAACCTTATATTGATGGGGAATGGGTGAAAGCGCGAGGTACAACATTAGGATCTGACAATGGTATCGGTTTAGCCTCTACTCTAGCTGTGTTAGAAAGCAATGATTTAGCGCATCCACCTCTTGAAGTGCTTTTAACAATGACAGAAGAAACGGGGATGGATGGTGCGAAAGACCTGCGTCATAACTGGTTACAATCTGAAATTTTAATCAATACAGATACCGAAGAAATTGGCGAAATTTACATTGGTTGTGCGGGCGGCATTAACGCAAACTTTGAAATTCCAGTTCAATATGAAACCAATACGTTTGAGCATAGTGTACAAATCACCCTTAAAGGTTTACGTGGCGGCCATTCTGGTGTTGATATTCATACAGGACGTGCAAATGCAATTAAAGTGTTAGCGCGAGTATTAGCAAAACTCTCTCAAAATGAACCGCACTTTACTCTCTCTGAAATTCGTGGTGGCTCAATTCGTAATGCAATTCCTCGAGAAGCTGTGGCTGTATTAGCCTTTAATGGCGATGTAAAAGCCATAGAAAGTGCGGTAGAAAATCTCGCGGTTGTGCTTAAAGAAGAATTAGCCATTGCCGAACCTAATCTCACACTTTTTGTAGAATTTGTAGAAAAATCTGCAACAGTATTCACAGCACAAAGTACTCAAACGGTAATTAATGCACTCAACGTATTGCCAAACGGCGTAATCCGCAATAGTGATGTAGTTAAAAATGTTGTAGAAAGCTCATTAAGCGTTGGCGTATTGAAAACAGAAGGTAACGCGGTAAAAAGCACCATTTTAATTCGTTCATTAATTGAAAGCGGTAAATATTACGTAACTGAAATGCTTAGCTCACTTGCAATCTTAGCAAATGCAAAAGTCGAGTTTTCTGCGCCTTATCCAGGCTGGCAACCGGTAAATGACTCAACTATCTTAGACGTTACTCGCAAACATTATGCTGAAGTGCTAGGCGAGCAACCTGTAGTGAAAGTCATTCACGCAGGATTAGAATGTGGTCTTTTAAAAGAACATTATCCACACATTGAAATGATTTCTGTTGGGCCAACAATCCGAAATGCTCACTCGCCAGATGAAAAAGTGGAAATCGCAACAGTACAAACCTATTGGGATTTATTGACAAGAGTACTTGCCGATATTCCTGCGAAGTAA